Proteins from a single region of Acidovorax sp. NCPPB 3576:
- the nadC gene encoding carboxylating nicotinate-nucleotide diphosphorylase — translation MTKSPLSLDGGIASLAQEDVARALREDVGAGDLTAGLIDPARRVRARVLARESAVICGGPWAEAAVRALDPAARIVWHVREGERCAPDQVVLEVEGSARALLSAERTALNFLQLLSAVATKTATYVEAVRGTQAQIVDTRKTLPGLRLAQKYAVRTGGGTNHRIGLHDAVLIKENHIAAAGGVTAVLRAAHAVAAQAAFVEIEVETLEQLQEALNAGAKMLLLDNMPLPMLHEAVRLNAGRAILEISGGVTLEGLRALAETGVDRISIGTLTKDVKAIDFSMRMQDID, via the coding sequence ATGACGAAATCCCCCCTTTCCCTGGACGGCGGCATCGCATCGCTGGCCCAGGAAGACGTTGCCCGCGCGCTGCGCGAGGACGTGGGCGCCGGCGACCTCACCGCCGGCCTGATCGATCCGGCGCGCCGCGTGCGCGCCCGCGTGCTGGCCCGCGAGAGCGCAGTGATCTGCGGCGGCCCCTGGGCCGAGGCGGCCGTGCGGGCCCTGGACCCGGCCGCGCGCATCGTGTGGCACGTGCGGGAAGGCGAGCGCTGCGCGCCCGACCAGGTGGTGCTGGAGGTGGAGGGCAGCGCCCGCGCGCTGCTGAGCGCCGAGCGCACGGCGCTGAACTTCCTGCAGCTGCTGTCGGCCGTGGCGACCAAGACGGCGACCTACGTGGAGGCCGTGCGCGGCACGCAGGCGCAGATCGTCGATACGCGCAAGACCCTGCCGGGCCTGCGCCTGGCGCAGAAATACGCCGTGCGCACGGGCGGCGGCACCAACCACCGCATCGGCCTGCACGACGCGGTGCTCATCAAGGAAAACCACATCGCCGCTGCCGGTGGCGTGACGGCCGTGCTGCGCGCCGCGCACGCCGTGGCCGCACAGGCGGCCTTCGTGGAGATCGAGGTCGAGACGCTGGAGCAGCTGCAGGAGGCGCTTAATGCCGGCGCGAAGATGCTGCTGCTGGACAACATGCCGCTCCCGATGCTGCACGAGGCCGTGCGCCTGAACGCCGGCCGCGCCATCCTGGAAATTTCCGGCGGCGTGACGCTCGAAGGTCTGCGCGCCCTGGCCGAGACCGGCGTGGACCGCATCTCCATCGGCACGCTGACCAAGGACGTGAAGGCCATCGATTTCTCGATGCGGATGCAGGACATTGACTAG
- the panB gene encoding 3-methyl-2-oxobutanoate hydroxymethyltransferase, giving the protein MTTAIPNASASSATPYGTLPPASPLPERRPVSLPRLQQMREAGEKITMLTAYDATFAAMADAAGVECILVGDSLGMVCQGLPSTVGVSLDTMAYHTASVARGLHRVQGTAWLIADLPFGTYAESREQALRSACTLMQAGAHMVKLEGGGWTAPTVEFLVQRGVPVCAHLGLTPQTVHALGGYRVQGKGDMAARTLRQQASELQNAGAAMLVLEMVPAALARELTAELAHCHTIGIGAGSGTAGQVLVLHDMLGIHLAKMPRFVHDFMQEAGSVRGAMQAYVQAVKAGRFPDNALHAW; this is encoded by the coding sequence ATGACCACTGCCATCCCCAACGCCTCCGCCTCGTCCGCAACGCCCTACGGCACGCTGCCGCCCGCCTCTCCCCTGCCCGAGCGCCGGCCCGTGAGCCTGCCGCGCCTGCAGCAGATGCGCGAGGCCGGCGAAAAGATCACCATGCTGACCGCCTACGACGCCACCTTCGCCGCCATGGCGGACGCGGCGGGCGTGGAATGCATCCTGGTCGGCGACTCGCTCGGCATGGTCTGCCAGGGCCTGCCCAGCACCGTGGGCGTATCGCTGGACACCATGGCCTACCACACGGCCAGCGTGGCGCGCGGCTTGCACCGGGTGCAGGGCACGGCGTGGCTGATCGCCGACCTGCCCTTCGGCACCTACGCCGAAAGCCGCGAACAGGCCCTGCGCAGCGCCTGCACGCTGATGCAGGCCGGCGCGCACATGGTCAAGCTCGAAGGCGGAGGCTGGACGGCGCCGACGGTGGAGTTTCTGGTGCAGCGCGGCGTGCCGGTCTGCGCCCACCTGGGTCTCACGCCGCAGACGGTGCACGCCCTGGGCGGCTACCGCGTGCAGGGCAAGGGCGACATGGCCGCGCGCACCTTGCGCCAGCAGGCGTCCGAGCTGCAGAACGCGGGCGCCGCCATGCTGGTGCTGGAGATGGTGCCCGCGGCGCTCGCGCGCGAACTCACGGCCGAGCTGGCCCACTGCCACACCATCGGCATCGGGGCGGGCAGCGGCACCGCCGGCCAGGTGCTGGTGCTGCACGACATGCTGGGCATCCACCTGGCCAAGATGCCGCGTTTCGTGCACGACTTCATGCAGGAGGCGGGCAGCGTGCGCGGCGCGATGCAGGCGTATGTTCAGGCGGTCAAGGCCGGACGCTTTCCGGACAACGCGCTGCACGCCTGGTAG